One window from the genome of Phycisphaerales bacterium encodes:
- a CDS encoding VCBS repeat-containing protein, which produces MKYTLRRSVSLAVFTYGVLVLIGSSASALAQDGLPYTITPPEGAVSFGRVLASGSDADGDDLPDIFVGDPGVKRDGEWVGRWSMYSGRDGSLLWSVLGSEPHGGVFEPDASVTFIADLDGDGRDDVLLGLHEARQFAGVVQIYSGRTGELIRQYVGERGEDLGYDVARIGDLDGDHVDDFAYTGKLESRGLTYVRSGATADLLLAIDPPGDWSTRRLAGTGDLNGDHVPDLILATYQGGFGNFLTSRQFAVSGANGKALWQVIQPVGLVAGAGLAAGVDLTGDDVPDVALWVSSRDTIMILSGATGETVVSYLAPLPGTDWGRTLLFCDVNADGRPDLAAARYGSSFGIDVVNPLTGRVLHSIVGTGGDLNSADQIAMADVNGDGADDLIIGSGGNGVPVFGGSPLLLNFERRRDNYEVSVGEPYDFTVGGGTPGRTVHLLGSITGNGCTFVPQLGICIDLDQRIYRLGAAITDPKRVAHFTVQVPLNMPLGPVWLQALDVNDPGRGPITSNVMQLQVVQP; this is translated from the coding sequence ATGAAGTACACGCTTCGGCGCTCTGTTTCGCTTGCCGTGTTTACATACGGGGTTCTGGTTCTCATCGGATCCTCCGCATCCGCACTGGCGCAGGACGGACTGCCATACACCATTACGCCACCCGAAGGCGCAGTCAGCTTCGGGCGCGTACTTGCCAGCGGTAGCGATGCCGATGGCGATGACCTCCCCGACATCTTTGTTGGCGATCCGGGCGTCAAACGGGATGGCGAGTGGGTCGGCCGCTGGTCCATGTACAGCGGCCGCGACGGCTCGCTGCTCTGGAGCGTGCTCGGTTCGGAGCCCCATGGCGGGGTATTCGAGCCCGACGCCAGTGTGACCTTCATTGCCGATCTCGATGGCGATGGTCGCGACGATGTGCTTCTCGGCCTGCACGAAGCAAGGCAATTCGCTGGCGTCGTGCAGATTTATTCGGGGCGGACGGGTGAGTTGATTCGCCAGTACGTCGGCGAGCGTGGGGAAGACCTCGGTTACGACGTGGCGCGAATCGGCGATCTCGACGGCGATCACGTTGATGACTTCGCCTATACCGGCAAGCTCGAATCGCGTGGACTGACCTACGTGCGCAGCGGCGCCACAGCTGATCTGCTGCTTGCCATCGACCCGCCGGGCGACTGGTCGACGCGCCGATTGGCTGGAACCGGCGATCTCAATGGCGATCACGTACCCGATCTCATCCTCGCGACCTACCAGGGAGGCTTTGGCAACTTTCTCACAAGCCGGCAGTTTGCCGTCTCCGGCGCCAACGGCAAGGCGCTGTGGCAGGTCATTCAGCCTGTCGGGCTGGTCGCTGGCGCGGGGCTTGCAGCCGGGGTCGACCTCACCGGAGATGATGTGCCCGATGTGGCTTTGTGGGTGTCGAGTCGTGACACGATCATGATCCTTTCCGGCGCAACGGGTGAAACGGTCGTCTCGTATCTGGCACCTCTCCCTGGAACGGACTGGGGACGGACTTTGCTGTTCTGCGATGTGAACGCCGATGGTCGCCCGGACCTCGCCGCCGCACGATACGGCAGCAGCTTCGGCATCGATGTGGTCAACCCGCTCACCGGCCGCGTGCTGCACTCGATCGTCGGAACGGGCGGTGACCTCAACTCGGCGGATCAGATTGCGATGGCCGACGTGAACGGCGACGGAGCGGACGATCTCATCATCGGTTCGGGTGGAAATGGAGTGCCCGTCTTCGGCGGCAGCCCCCTGCTGCTCAACTTTGAGCGGCGCCGCGACAACTACGAAGTTTCCGTCGGTGAGCCCTACGACTTCACCGTCGGCGGGGGCACGCCGGGGCGCACGGTGCACCTGCTCGGCTCCATCACCGGTAACGGGTGCACGTTCGTGCCGCAACTGGGCATCTGCATCGATCTCGATCAGCGCATCTACCGCCTCGGCGCGGCCATCACCGACCCTAAGCGCGTGGCGCACTTTACGGTGCAGGTGCCGCTCAACATGCCACTCGGCCCCGTCTGGCTCCAGGCGCTGGACGTCAACGACCCCGGCCGCGGGCCCATCACGAGCAACGTGATGCAGCTGCAAGTTGTGCAGCCTTAG